In Nocardioides sp. WS12, the DNA window ATCGTGAGCACGTCCAGCGAGATCCTCGACGCCTCCGGCTCCCTCGTGTGTACGGCGACCGCGACCCTCGTTCACCGTGGAGGTGCCGCATGAGTGCCATCAGCGAACTCACCAAGGGCGATGCGTTGCCCGAGATCACCTTCGAGATCACCCGCGCCGACCTGGTCGCCTACGCGGCGGCCAGTGGCGACCAGAACCCGATCCACCAGGACGAGGAGATCGCCCTCGCGGTCGGCCTGCCCGGTGTGATCGCGCACGGCATGTACACCCTCGCGCTGGTCGGCCGCGCCGTCGGCGAGTGGGCGCCCGGTGCCGAGGTCGTCGAGCTGGGTGCGAAGTTCGTCGCGCCCGTCGTCGTACCCGCCACGGGGGCGGCACGGGTGACCGTCACGGGCACCGTGGGGGAGCGGACCGACGACCTGCTCGCGCTGGCGCTTCTCGTCACCTCTGACGGGACGAAGGTGCTCGGCGCGCCCAAGGCGACCATTCGTGGTTGACCCGGCTCTCCGCGACCTGACGACGCTGCGGTTGGGCGGGCCGGCGGCCCGCTACGTGCCCGTCGTCGACGCGGACGAGCTGGTGGCCGCGGTCTCGGCAGCCGATGCGGCGGGCGAACCGGTGCTCCTGGTGGGCGGCGGCAGCAACCTGGTGGTCGCAGACGTTGGCTTCGCCGGGACGGTGGTGCACCTGACCGGCGGCGGCGTCCACGTCGACGGGGACGCGTGCGGCGTGGCCTCGGTGACGGTCGCGGCCGGCGAGCCGTGGGACGACCTGGTCGCCCGGGCCGTCCAGGAGGGCTGGACGGGCGTGGAGGCCCTCTCCGGGATCCCCGGGACCGTCGGGGCCACCCCGATCCAGAACGTCGGCGCCTACGGCCAGGAGGTCGCCCAGGCGATCGCCCGCGTCCGGGTCTGGGACCGGGTGCTGCGGGGCCAGCGGAGCTTCGCTGCCGCCGAGTGCCAGTTCGGGTACCGCCACTCGCGCTTCAAGGCCGACCCCGGCCGCCACATCGTCCTCGACGTCACCTTCGAGTTCCATCCGGGCGAACAGTCCGCGCCGGTCGGTTACGCCGAACTGG includes these proteins:
- a CDS encoding MaoC/PaaZ C-terminal domain-containing protein; amino-acid sequence: MSAISELTKGDALPEITFEITRADLVAYAAASGDQNPIHQDEEIALAVGLPGVIAHGMYTLALVGRAVGEWAPGAEVVELGAKFVAPVVVPATGAARVTVTGTVGERTDDLLALALLVTSDGTKVLGAPKATIRG
- a CDS encoding UDP-N-acetylmuramate dehydrogenase; amino-acid sequence: MVDPALRDLTTLRLGGPAARYVPVVDADELVAAVSAADAAGEPVLLVGGGSNLVVADVGFAGTVVHLTGGGVHVDGDACGVASVTVAAGEPWDDLVARAVQEGWTGVEALSGIPGTVGATPIQNVGAYGQEVAQAIARVRVWDRVLRGQRSFAAAECQFGYRHSRFKADPGRHIVLDVTFEFHPGEQSAPVGYAELARTLGVQVGDRAPLAEVREAVLGLRRGKGMVLDAADHDTWSAGSFFTNPFVEPDRVPEGAPSYPQGDGRVKTSAAWLIEKAGFGKGFGLDRPDARVSLSTKHTLALTNRGGASTAELLDLAREVRDGVEARFGVALVNEPVLVGCVL